In Romboutsia lituseburensis, a genomic segment contains:
- the topA gene encoding type I DNA topoisomerase, translated as MAKTLVIVESPAKAKTIEKFLGKSHYTVKASVGHIRDLPKSKLGVDIENNFEPQYINIRGKGDVIKELKKEAKKSKKVYLATDPDREGEAISWHLAHILSLDESEDCRIEFNEITKDAIKKAIKSPRNIDISLVDAQQARRVLDRLLGYQISPILWQKVRKGLSAGRVQSVTTKLICDREKEIKAFIPKEYWTIDLEAKTKSDEDISLKFYGKGNEKIEIENEETVNKILKDIDDKSLDVVSIESKSRRKSAPKPFTTSMLQQEAANKLSFTTKKTMSVAQELYEGIDIDKETVGLISYIRTDSKRISEEAKEKAKGYILDEIGENYYKNTNDKKEKKETKKVQDAHEAIRPTYVDKTPDSIKSYLTRDQYKLYNLIWRRFVASQMEDSVFDILNLECKIGEYIFKATGSKMKFDGYTKIYNFTDREDRILPAISEGDILDIKDILPNQHFTQPPARFTEASLVKTLEELGIGRPSTYAPTIATILNREYVEKQGTSLCPTELGIIVTEILENNFQKFIDVDFTAQMENKLDEIEEGSIEWKEVVSEAYEPLKEAIEIAKESIEKINMDEETDEICENCGENMVIKYGRFGKFMACKNYPECKTTKPLVNKIGVKCPKCHDGDIILRKSKRGKAFYGCSNYPECDFVAWNKPTGDTCKYCGSYMIEKVTKSDTKIICSDKECHKQHGKDDELEAKDESVKENIEN; from the coding sequence ATGGCCAAAACATTAGTCATCGTGGAATCGCCTGCGAAAGCTAAAACCATAGAAAAATTTTTAGGAAAAAGTCACTATACTGTAAAGGCTTCAGTAGGACATATTAGAGATTTACCTAAAAGTAAGTTAGGTGTAGATATAGAAAATAATTTCGAACCTCAATATATTAATATACGAGGAAAAGGCGATGTAATAAAAGAGTTAAAGAAAGAAGCTAAAAAGTCAAAAAAAGTTTATCTAGCAACTGACCCCGATAGAGAAGGGGAGGCTATTTCATGGCATTTAGCTCATATATTAAGTTTAGATGAAAGTGAAGACTGTAGGATAGAATTTAATGAGATAACAAAAGATGCTATTAAAAAGGCTATAAAAAGTCCTAGAAATATAGATATAAGCTTAGTAGATGCACAACAAGCTAGGAGAGTATTAGATAGATTATTAGGATATCAAATAAGTCCAATATTATGGCAAAAAGTAAGAAAAGGGCTTAGTGCAGGTAGAGTTCAGTCTGTAACTACAAAGCTAATATGTGATAGAGAGAAAGAAATAAAAGCATTCATTCCTAAGGAATATTGGACTATAGATTTAGAAGCAAAAACTAAGTCTGATGAAGATATAAGCTTAAAGTTTTACGGCAAAGGTAATGAAAAAATAGAAATAGAGAATGAGGAAACAGTAAATAAAATATTAAAGGATATAGATGATAAGAGTTTAGATGTAGTATCTATAGAATCTAAATCAAGAAGAAAGTCGGCTCCTAAACCATTTACAACAAGTATGTTGCAACAAGAAGCTGCAAATAAATTATCTTTTACAACTAAGAAAACTATGAGTGTAGCTCAAGAATTATATGAAGGTATTGATATAGATAAAGAAACAGTAGGTCTTATATCTTATATAAGAACTGACTCAAAAAGAATATCTGAAGAGGCTAAGGAAAAGGCTAAAGGATATATTTTAGATGAGATAGGAGAAAATTACTATAAAAATACCAACGATAAAAAAGAAAAAAAGGAAACTAAGAAAGTTCAAGATGCACATGAGGCTATTAGACCTACATATGTAGATAAAACACCTGATAGTATAAAGAGCTATTTAACCAGAGATCAGTATAAACTATATAATTTAATATGGAGAAGATTTGTTGCAAGTCAAATGGAGGATTCTGTATTTGATATTTTAAATCTTGAATGTAAAATAGGTGAGTATATATTTAAAGCTACAGGATCAAAGATGAAATTTGATGGATATACAAAAATATATAACTTTACGGATAGAGAAGACAGAATACTTCCTGCTATAAGTGAAGGAGATATTTTAGATATAAAGGATATACTACCGAATCAACACTTTACACAGCCGCCTGCAAGATTTACAGAGGCAAGTTTAGTTAAAACATTAGAAGAATTAGGTATAGGTAGGCCAAGTACTTATGCTCCAACTATTGCAACTATATTAAATAGAGAATATGTTGAAAAGCAAGGGACTAGTTTATGTCCTACAGAACTAGGAATAATAGTAACTGAAATCTTAGAGAATAACTTCCAAAAATTCATAGATGTTGATTTTACCGCTCAAATGGAAAACAAGTTAGATGAAATTGAAGAAGGAAGTATAGAATGGAAAGAAGTTGTCTCAGAAGCATATGAACCATTAAAAGAAGCAATAGAGATAGCTAAGGAAAGTATAGAAAAAATAAATATGGATGAAGAAACTGATGAAATCTGTGAAAACTGTGGAGAAAACATGGTTATTAAATATGGTAGATTTGGAAAATTCATGGCTTGTAAAAATTATCCAGAATGTAAAACTACTAAACCATTAGTTAACAAAATAGGTGTAAAATGCCCTAAGTGTCATGATGGAGATATAATACTTAGAAAGTCTAAAAGAGGTAAAGCCTTTTATGGATGCTCTAATTACCCAGAATGTGACTTTGTAGCATGGAATAAGCCTACAGGAGATACTTGTAAATATTGTGGATCATATATGATAGAAAAGGTAACAAAGAGTGACACAAAGATAATTTGCTCAGATAAAGAATGCCACAAACAGCATGGAAAAGATGATGAATTAGAGGCTAAAGATGAATCAGTGAAAGAAAATATCGAAAATTAG
- the dprA gene encoding DNA-processing protein DprA, producing the protein MNKRDAYLWLNSIEGITNKNIQIIKENINNIEDLIDLSNKKIYDLKNINLKIKQNIVKYKSLTFLDEIKNNLKKENIEYICIEEKGYPKNLKYIHNAPSILFYKGDISIVNKNFNLAMVGSRKATTYGINCAKSIGKSLSNLGINIISGLAIGIDSYSHMSCIGSHGKTIAVLGSPVNNILPKKNIYLANKILEDGGLILSDYNMNSKIFPSNYANRNRIISGISDGVIVVEAAKKSGALITVDFALEQGKNVFAIPGNINSFMSEGCNKIIKEGAILINNIEDILNEYEIFNIKQEENLKNYENTGLNKESIQIIDTIKKQGVLHIDEICDNTRMEIKSVNAILSELVLKDVLIEMNNKTYSLNV; encoded by the coding sequence ATGAATAAAAGAGATGCATACTTATGGTTGAACTCAATAGAAGGAATTACTAATAAAAATATACAAATAATAAAAGAAAATATAAATAATATAGAAGATTTAATTGATTTAAGTAACAAAAAAATTTATGATTTAAAAAATATAAACTTGAAAATCAAACAAAATATAGTAAAATATAAAAGTCTAACTTTTTTAGATGAAATAAAAAATAATCTTAAAAAAGAAAATATAGAATATATATGTATTGAAGAAAAAGGTTATCCTAAAAATCTAAAATATATACATAATGCTCCGAGTATACTATTTTATAAAGGAGATATAAGTATAGTAAATAAAAATTTTAACTTAGCTATGGTAGGTTCGAGAAAAGCAACAACCTATGGAATAAATTGTGCAAAATCAATTGGAAAATCTCTTTCAAATTTAGGTATAAATATAATTAGTGGATTAGCTATAGGAATAGATTCTTATTCTCATATGAGCTGTATAGGAAGTCATGGCAAAACTATAGCAGTTTTAGGCTCACCTGTTAATAATATATTACCGAAAAAAAATATTTATTTAGCTAATAAAATCTTAGAAGACGGAGGACTTATATTATCTGATTACAATATGAATTCTAAAATATTTCCAAGTAATTATGCTAATAGAAATCGTATAATAAGTGGTATAAGTGATGGAGTAATTGTAGTTGAAGCTGCAAAAAAAAGTGGAGCTTTAATCACCGTTGATTTTGCATTGGAACAAGGTAAAAATGTGTTTGCAATACCAGGAAATATAAACTCTTTTATGAGTGAAGGATGCAACAAGATTATAAAAGAAGGTGCAATACTTATAAATAATATAGAGGATATTTTAAATGAATACGAAATATTTAATATAAAACAGGAAGAAAATTTAAAAAATTATGAAAATACTGGTTTAAATAAGGAAAGTATTCAAATAATAGATACTATAAAAAAACAAGGTGTCTTGCATATAGATGAAATTTGTGATAATACTAGAATGGAAATAAAATCTGTAAATGCAATATTAAGCGAATTAGTCTTAAAAGATGTATTAATAGAAATGAATAATAAAACGTACAGTTTAAATGTATAA
- a CDS encoding YifB family Mg chelatase-like AAA ATPase encodes MLSVINSSNLIGIESHLIKVEVDIANGLPCFNIVGLASTEVKESRDRVKSAIINSGYKFPNSRIIVNLSPADMKKEGSFFDLPIAIGILRGLIKRNQKYLDESLFVGELSLDGNVRKVKGILPIVISAKKDGLKRIFLPMDNILESSFVDDIELIPIKSLKDCIDILNESKVIKLDEILNNKKHDDYNKDSKNKIYDEDFEDVKGNYFVKRGAEIAAAGNHNLLMIGPPGSGKTMIAKRIRTILPQLDKEEMIEVSKIYSASGLICENEGIIYKRPFRSPHHTSTRQSLIGGGVNASPGEVVLSHNGVLFLDEIAEFDRRILETLRQPIEDKYINISRVRQNIKYPCNILLIGAMNPCPCGYYMSENECNCRSYDIDRYRNKISGPLLDRFDIFIEVNSVSYDELNNKNKSESSNSIRDRVQKARDIQNNRFRNESIKTNDEMKSSKLLDYCNLNEEALNTIKIILNKYKLSNRSYTKLLKVARTIADLENEVSIGSNHIMEAFSFRKAYYTYFK; translated from the coding sequence ATGCTAAGTGTTATTAACTCAAGTAATTTAATAGGGATAGAAAGTCATTTGATAAAAGTGGAAGTAGATATTGCAAATGGACTTCCTTGCTTTAATATAGTTGGTTTAGCTAGTACAGAAGTTAAAGAGTCTAGAGACAGGGTTAAGTCTGCCATAATAAATAGTGGATACAAATTCCCTAACTCTAGAATCATAGTAAATTTATCTCCAGCAGATATGAAAAAAGAAGGTTCTTTTTTTGATTTACCTATAGCGATAGGGATTTTAAGGGGATTAATAAAGAGAAATCAAAAATATTTAGATGAAAGTTTATTTGTAGGAGAATTATCTTTAGATGGTAATGTTAGAAAAGTAAAGGGAATTTTACCTATAGTAATTTCAGCTAAAAAGGATGGTTTAAAAAGAATATTTTTACCAATGGATAATATATTAGAAAGTTCATTTGTAGATGATATAGAATTAATACCTATAAAATCCTTAAAGGACTGTATTGATATATTAAACGAAAGTAAAGTAATTAAGTTAGATGAAATATTAAATAATAAAAAACACGATGATTATAATAAAGATTCAAAAAATAAAATATATGATGAAGACTTTGAAGATGTGAAAGGAAATTATTTTGTTAAAAGAGGTGCAGAAATTGCTGCAGCAGGAAATCATAACTTACTTATGATTGGTCCTCCAGGATCCGGAAAAACTATGATAGCTAAAAGAATTAGAACAATACTTCCACAGTTAGATAAAGAAGAAATGATAGAAGTTAGTAAAATATATAGTGCATCAGGACTTATATGTGAAAATGAAGGAATTATATATAAAAGGCCATTCAGATCTCCACATCATACATCTACTAGACAATCTTTAATAGGAGGTGGAGTAAATGCATCTCCGGGAGAAGTAGTTTTATCACATAATGGAGTTTTATTTTTAGATGAAATTGCAGAATTTGATAGACGTATTTTAGAAACTCTAAGACAGCCAATAGAAGATAAATATATAAATATATCTAGAGTAAGACAAAATATAAAATATCCGTGCAACATATTATTGATAGGTGCTATGAACCCATGTCCATGTGGATATTATATGTCTGAAAATGAATGTAATTGCAGAAGCTATGATATAGATAGATATAGAAATAAAATCTCAGGACCCCTTTTAGATAGATTTGACATATTTATAGAAGTGAACTCTGTATCGTATGATGAGCTAAATAATAAAAATAAATCAGAAAGTTCTAATTCTATCAGAGACAGAGTTCAAAAAGCTAGAGACATTCAAAATAATAGATTTAGAAATGAATCAATAAAGACTAATGATGAAATGAAATCATCTAAACTTTTAGATTATTGTAATTTAAATGAAGAAGCGTTAAATACTATAAAAATAATTTTAAATAAATATAAACTTAGTAATAGAAGTTATACAAAATTATTAAAGGTAGCAAGAACTATAGCAGACTTAGAAAATGAAGTCAGTATAGGCTCTAATCATATTATGGAAGCATTTTCGTTTAGAAAGGCTTATTATACTTATTTTAAATAA
- a CDS encoding YraN family protein produces the protein MNNKEKGDFGEVIARKYLEDKGIHIIALNYRIKTGEIDIISSLDDEIIFVEVKSRNNVRYGYPAEAVNYKKIKKILNTANYYISQNNLHDKKVRFDVIEVYLNEKKINHVENAF, from the coding sequence ATGAATAATAAGGAAAAAGGTGATTTTGGCGAGGTAATTGCAAGGAAGTATTTAGAAGATAAAGGTATTCATATAATTGCATTAAACTATAGAATAAAAACTGGTGAAATAGATATTATAAGTAGTTTAGATGACGAAATTATATTTGTAGAAGTTAAGTCCAGAAATAATGTTAGATATGGATATCCAGCTGAAGCTGTTAATTATAAAAAAATAAAAAAGATACTAAATACAGCAAATTATTATATTTCACAAAATAATCTACATGACAAAAAAGTTAGATTTGATGTTATAGAAGTTTACTTAAATGAAAAAAAGATAAATCATGTAGAGAATGCTTTTTAG
- a CDS encoding CapA family protein has translation MSRITKRKKKKSKSLAKGLFILLISLLVILLLFLIFLIVNISKIDTKTSNFNENDRKNKVISSNSRSQDPIKINLSVMGDIMAHNPQLEAQYDVNTNTYDFNNNFKYVAPYINDADLAIANLETTLAGPSMPYTSYPTFNSPDTLVDAVKNAGIDIVSTINNHSFDKGDLGLERTLKICKEKGLETVGTVENISDKNYIIKDVSGINVGITAFSYGNVSNNSKAVNGIEVSNKSKDKMNVFDMVNVNSAFNTIKKQLDNIKNTDLQIVVLHWGSEYQRTPNKFQVTLAQMLCNYGVDIIIGSHPHVVQPMELINSYNNDTNTLVIYSLGNFISNQRKELMGSSYTEDGLIVNIEITKDTQKNRTFVSKAECIPTWVNKYQDLGKMFYEIIPIENKTQLKHIPNLPISSIKQSYNNTKSQIKQSNIINFPYISFY, from the coding sequence ATGAGTAGAATCACAAAGCGTAAGAAAAAAAAGTCCAAGTCTCTAGCAAAAGGATTATTTATTCTTTTAATATCATTACTAGTTATATTACTTTTATTTCTTATATTTTTAATAGTAAACATCTCTAAAATAGATACTAAAACTTCTAATTTTAATGAAAATGATAGAAAAAATAAAGTAATAAGCAGTAATTCACGCTCTCAAGATCCTATAAAAATAAATTTAAGCGTAATGGGAGATATTATGGCTCATAATCCCCAATTAGAAGCTCAATATGATGTAAATACAAATACATATGATTTTAATAATAACTTCAAATATGTTGCACCTTACATAAATGATGCTGACTTAGCTATTGCTAATTTAGAAACTACTTTGGCTGGCCCATCTATGCCTTATACTTCATACCCTACATTTAACTCACCAGATACTTTAGTTGATGCCGTTAAAAATGCCGGAATTGATATTGTGTCAACTATAAATAATCATTCTTTTGATAAAGGTGATTTAGGTTTAGAAAGAACTTTAAAAATTTGTAAAGAAAAAGGATTAGAAACAGTAGGAACTGTTGAGAATATATCTGATAAAAACTATATAATAAAAGATGTTTCTGGAATAAATGTAGGAATAACAGCTTTCTCTTATGGCAATGTTAGTAATAATTCGAAAGCTGTTAATGGAATTGAAGTATCAAATAAATCAAAAGATAAAATGAATGTATTTGATATGGTTAATGTAAATAGTGCATTTAATACTATAAAAAAACAATTAGATAACATCAAAAATACCGATTTGCAGATAGTAGTTTTACACTGGGGTAGTGAATACCAACGAACTCCTAATAAATTCCAAGTAACCTTAGCTCAAATGCTTTGCAATTATGGAGTAGATATTATTATTGGATCTCACCCTCACGTAGTTCAACCTATGGAACTAATTAACTCTTATAATAATGATACTAATACATTAGTTATATATTCCCTGGGTAATTTTATCTCAAATCAAAGAAAAGAACTTATGGGGTCTTCATATACTGAGGATGGTCTTATTGTAAATATTGAGATAACAAAGGATACTCAAAAAAATAGAACTTTTGTCTCTAAGGCTGAGTGTATTCCTACTTGGGTTAACAAATATCAAGATTTAGGTAAAATGTTTTATGAGATTATACCTATAGAAAATAAGACTCAATTAAAACATATACCTAATTTACCAATTAGCTCAATTAAGCAATCATATAATAATACTAAATCTCAAATTAAGCAATCAAATATAATAAATTTTCCATATATTTCATTTTACTAA
- a CDS encoding alpha-hydroxy-acid oxidizing protein: MDFKELEKQARNNLNGSCKVCKICNGVACAGEVPGMGGKGTGSAFIENNKSLEKVKINMRVIHNVSNPDTSIELFGEKMDAPIFAAPITGTTLNMGGKISERDYIAPVVKGCIKSGIYAMVGDTAVDEFLIENLKVLKENEGKGIVFIKPWENEDIIRKIKLAEESGAIAVGVDIDACGLVTLSMHGKTVIPKDVKSLRELKKATKLPFIVKGIMTVQDALMAVDAGADAIVISNHGGRVLDCTPGVAEVLPSISKAVKGKITILADGGVRTGVDVLKMIGLGADAVLIGRPFVTASFGGAIDGVETYVNKVKDELISSMILTGCQTVKDINNKVIYKSMADSKGVYII, encoded by the coding sequence ATGGATTTTAAAGAGTTAGAAAAACAAGCTAGAAATAATTTAAATGGAAGTTGCAAGGTATGCAAAATATGCAATGGAGTAGCATGTGCAGGTGAAGTTCCGGGAATGGGTGGTAAAGGTACAGGTTCTGCTTTTATTGAAAATAATAAAAGCTTGGAAAAAGTAAAGATAAATATGAGAGTAATACACAATGTATCTAATCCTGATACGTCGATTGAGTTATTTGGAGAAAAAATGGATGCACCAATATTTGCAGCTCCGATAACAGGAACTACTTTAAATATGGGAGGTAAAATCTCAGAGAGAGATTATATAGCACCTGTAGTAAAAGGGTGTATAAAATCAGGTATATACGCAATGGTGGGAGATACTGCTGTAGATGAATTTTTAATTGAAAATTTAAAGGTCTTAAAAGAAAATGAAGGCAAGGGTATAGTATTTATAAAACCATGGGAAAATGAAGATATAATAAGAAAGATAAAATTAGCAGAAGAGTCTGGAGCAATTGCAGTTGGTGTAGATATAGATGCATGTGGATTAGTTACATTATCTATGCATGGAAAAACTGTTATTCCTAAGGATGTTAAATCACTTAGAGAATTAAAAAAAGCAACTAAATTACCATTTATAGTAAAAGGTATAATGACTGTGCAAGATGCACTTATGGCAGTAGATGCAGGGGCTGATGCTATAGTTATATCTAATCATGGTGGTAGAGTTTTAGATTGCACACCTGGAGTTGCAGAAGTTTTACCGAGTATATCTAAGGCCGTAAAAGGTAAAATAACTATACTTGCTGATGGTGGAGTTAGAACCGGGGTAGATGTTTTAAAAATGATAGGATTAGGTGCTGATGCCGTTTTAATAGGTAGACCTTTTGTAACTGCATCTTTTGGTGGTGCTATTGATGGAGTAGAAACATATGTAAATAAAGTAAAGGATGAATTAATTTCATCTATGATATTAACGGGATGTCAAACTGTGAAAGATATAAATAATAAAGTTATATATAAAAGCATGGCAGATAGTAAAGGTGTATATATAATATAG
- a CDS encoding ribonuclease HII, with amino-acid sequence MKDKSVKEIKEIIDSLSMDKYLEYIDILRNDERKSVQSIAVRMAKKLDSIRRENERLETINEFENEGYDKGYVYIGGIDEAGRGPLAGPVVAAVVVFKPNTKIEGINDSKKLSESKRDELFDIIKDQALDYGIGIVNNEEIDEFNILNATYMAMKKSINCLEKTPDYLLVDAATIPGIDSDQKAIIKGDSKSISIAAASILAKVTRDSIMYQYEEMYPGYGFKSHKGYGTKEHYDAIEKLGITPIHRKSFLKNVL; translated from the coding sequence ATGAAAGATAAAAGTGTAAAAGAGATAAAAGAGATTATAGATAGTTTGAGTATGGATAAATATTTAGAGTACATAGATATATTAAGAAATGATGAAAGAAAATCAGTTCAAAGTATTGCAGTAAGGATGGCCAAAAAGTTAGATTCAATTAGAAGAGAAAATGAAAGATTAGAAACTATAAATGAATTTGAGAATGAAGGATATGATAAGGGATATGTATATATAGGAGGAATTGATGAAGCAGGTAGAGGTCCTTTAGCAGGACCAGTAGTAGCAGCAGTTGTTGTATTTAAACCTAATACTAAAATAGAAGGAATAAATGACTCTAAAAAGCTGAGCGAATCTAAAAGGGATGAACTTTTTGATATAATAAAAGATCAAGCTTTAGATTATGGAATAGGTATAGTTAATAATGAAGAAATAGATGAATTTAACATATTAAACGCAACTTATATGGCTATGAAAAAGTCTATAAATTGTTTAGAAAAAACACCAGATTATTTATTAGTAGATGCTGCTACGATACCAGGAATTGATTCAGATCAAAAAGCAATTATAAAAGGAGATTCAAAGTCTATATCAATAGCAGCCGCAAGTATATTAGCTAAAGTTACAAGAGATAGTATAATGTATCAATATGAGGAAATGTACCCAGGATATGGATTTAAATCACACAAAGGATATGGAACAAAAGAGCATTATGATGCTATAGAAAAGTTAGGAATAACTCCTATACATAGAAAAAGCTTCTTAAAAAATGTGCTATAA
- the brnQ gene encoding branched-chain amino acid transport system II carrier protein, with product MNKTNKDIVIVGFALFAMFFGAGNLIFPPFLGVISGQSWLTGFGGFLLADVGLALLAVAAAAKCNGEVSKVLGRAGKNLAIVLGSAIMICLGPLLAIPRTAATTFEMGISPLASGFNPVLFSVLFFAITFILTIKPSKVVDIIGQFLTPALLVALGVLIIKGIMTPLGDINPTPMINDIFAEGVKQGYQTMDALGAVALSTVIITSLANKGYNDESQKVKLTMKAGIVAAVGLCLVYGGLTYLGATVSQVYGKDVVQTKLIVEITASLLGHPGKVILALIVGLACLTTAIGLTSATAQFFSKITNGKLKYEVIVTVVCIFSAIVSNFGVSTIIKFSAPILDMIYPATVVLVIMTLFGSKIKNDNAFKGAAYMALFISVLTVANNLGISIPMVTKLPFTQLGFNWIVPVLIGGVVGNFIPSSSRQGKIDINRVG from the coding sequence ATGAACAAAACGAATAAAGATATAGTGATAGTTGGGTTTGCACTATTTGCTATGTTCTTTGGAGCTGGAAACTTAATATTTCCACCTTTCTTAGGAGTTATATCCGGTCAAAGTTGGCTGACGGGATTTGGAGGATTTCTTTTAGCTGACGTAGGTTTAGCATTACTTGCAGTAGCTGCTGCAGCAAAATGTAATGGAGAAGTAAGTAAAGTCCTTGGAAGAGCAGGTAAAAATTTAGCTATTGTGCTAGGGTCTGCAATAATGATATGTCTAGGTCCACTTTTAGCAATACCTAGAACAGCGGCAACAACTTTTGAAATGGGAATATCACCATTAGCTAGTGGATTTAACCCAGTATTATTCTCGGTATTATTCTTTGCAATAACTTTTATATTAACAATAAAGCCATCTAAGGTTGTAGATATTATAGGACAATTTTTAACACCAGCACTATTAGTTGCTTTAGGTGTATTAATAATAAAAGGGATAATGACTCCTTTAGGAGATATAAATCCAACACCTATGATAAATGATATATTTGCAGAAGGTGTAAAACAAGGTTATCAAACAATGGATGCATTAGGAGCTGTTGCTTTATCAACAGTTATAATTACATCACTTGCTAATAAAGGTTACAATGATGAAAGTCAAAAAGTAAAATTAACAATGAAAGCAGGAATAGTTGCAGCAGTAGGGTTATGCTTAGTATATGGAGGATTAACATATTTAGGTGCAACTGTATCTCAAGTATATGGAAAAGATGTTGTTCAAACAAAATTAATTGTTGAAATTACAGCATCACTTCTTGGACATCCAGGGAAAGTAATATTAGCATTAATCGTAGGACTAGCGTGTTTAACAACAGCAATAGGTCTTACATCAGCAACAGCACAATTCTTCTCTAAGATAACAAATGGAAAATTAAAATATGAAGTTATCGTTACAGTAGTTTGTATATTTAGTGCAATAGTATCAAACTTTGGAGTAAGTACGATAATAAAATTCTCAGCTCCAATATTAGATATGATTTACCCAGCAACAGTTGTACTAGTTATAATGACTTTATTTGGAAGTAAAATTAAAAATGATAATGCATTTAAAGGTGCAGCATATATGGCACTATTTATAAGTGTACTAACAGTTGCTAATAACTTAGGAATATCTATACCAATGGTAACAAAATTACCATTTACACAATTAGGTTTTAACTGGATTGTTCCAGTATTGATAGGTGGGGTTGTAGGAAACTTTATACCGTCATCTAGTAGACAAGGTAAAATTGATATTAATAGAGTTGGATAA